The Peptacetobacter hiranonis DNA window GTTATATTATACAAATAATATAAAATATTTTTTAAGTTTTTAAATAAATAAAAAATACGGTCGTTATATCTAAAATACATCCGTATATATTTTTAGAGTGTTCAATTGGAATCGCTACTTTCCAATCAGTTCTCTTATGAACTTCTTAATATTTCTATTAAGCACAGACTATATCACCATCTAATTTTTTAGATGCTCCCCATTTCCACCACCAATAGCTTGTGATGTACTGCATTTGCCTAGTCGTTGAACCTTATCCTGTTCGGATCTTGGCTGCTGATTATCCATTATTAAAGCACTTAGGATTTAACCTTATGCCATCTAGTTAATTTTTTTTGCTTTCGCAACATTCACGCTTGAATATTTTTCAATTCTACGTTGTAGTTTAACTAGCTTTAGGAACTTCCAGCAATTAAAGGAGTTTTGGGCGATTTCTCGCCTCTCTACACTCGTTATGAATGTAGGGAGCTTTTTTGTAAAAATATATTTGTCTATATATGTATATTTTTGACTATATTTCTAACAACTATATAGTTGCTCCTAATTTTTAGTTCAATTATAGATTATACAATATTTTTTTTATGATTTCTAGAAATTAAAAAATAAAAATACAATGAATATAAATAAAATGGTTTTGTAGTAATATGTATATCTTAGTAACAGTATGATATAATAAAAGAAGATGAGAAAACGAGAGTATAGGAGGTTACTTGTTTCTCTTCAACTTAAAAGTTACTGAAAAGATAAAACCACCAGAGCTACGTCCAATATTTCGGTGGTTTTATTTTTTGTTATCAGATAGTTTATTTATGATAAAATCTAATTAGAAATAAAAATACTATAAAAATAATTAGGAGTAACGCTTATGAGTATAATAGATAGCGAATATTATAAAGTTAAAAAAAAGTTGGGGCATAGACCTAGCAGAGTAGAATTATTTGAAAATATGGATTTTGAAACATATATTGAAATCAAGAAAAATAGCAAAGAAAATATTTTCAAAGATTATATAGGATATTTAATGAGTATAGATGAATTAGACTGCAATGAAAAAGAAGAGATTGAAGGTTTTTGTTGGAGATTCATCAAGATGATAGAAAATACAAGAATGTCTAAAAGTTATAAGATGCCGTTTTTATTGGCATTTTATAATAATGGAAATTTAAAATCTATAGTGGCTGATGAGGATTTGTATAAAAGTTTTAAAGCATTCTATTCAATTAAAGAAAATACTGCAGATATGTATGCTGATAAAAATACTGAGAAATTTGCACAATGGGGAAGAGAAGAATATGTGGAATTAGCAAAACAAAATCCGGTTAAATATATGCTAAAAAGTGAAAGTGAATTTTTTGAATTGGATAGGGATAAAATAGTAGTAAGGAGATTAGAAGAATTTAAAGATAATAAATTCTTTGTAGATAATATTAGAGATGCTATAGAATTTAGAACTAAAGAATACTATAAAACTAGATACGATGAGGTGAAAGATATGAGTTGTATATTTTGCGATTTAAAAGAATACGTACTAGAAAACGACTT harbors:
- a CDS encoding HIT family protein codes for the protein MSIIDSEYYKVKKKLGHRPSRVELFENMDFETYIEIKKNSKENIFKDYIGYLMSIDELDCNEKEEIEGFCWRFIKMIENTRMSKSYKMPFLLAFYNNGNLKSIVADEDLYKSFKAFYSIKENTADMYADKNTEKFAQWGREEYVELAKQNPVKYMLKSESEFFELDRDKIVVRRLEEFKDNKFFVDNIRDAIEFRTKEYYKTRYDEVKDMSCIFCDLKEYVLENDLAFAIFDKFPVTKGHMLFIPKRHIANFFDLTKEEREAIFDLVDEGKKLLDEKYSPDAYNVGVNVGEYSGQSVMHVHIHLMPRYIGDTKYPKGGVRGVIPEKMSY